The Pocillopora verrucosa isolate sample1 chromosome 2, ASM3666991v2, whole genome shotgun sequence genome has a segment encoding these proteins:
- the LOC131790781 gene encoding nematocyst expressed protein 3-like → MELVILLALVSGISCRVHATNLKEAQPVKKFNIVSSSKDEDNMMVFLKGNDGSDGQNGTQGDVGSQGPRGPPGLPGLKGTPGVCTKEQCESTELKLLIQRLAALEKYVKDNQNKTGGQPCVNPTPQVIPSGAKICSTPTTITPTTPPVKPTPNQSPKVSAPPAGAPVNGPVQFPAAAPAPSPAQNQAPPPIVIPAASPVQNLWASPAAAPAPVPVGVTVQSTVEAPSTFPGGQVQIEGIVTPQVSVQGFNQPGNSFKKSSIVTKGAPKAKRGHKKSSYQHAVHHRKRAHKA, encoded by the exons ATGGAACTGGTCATCCTTCTGGCGCTGGTCAGCGGTATATCATGCAGAGTGCATGCCACAAATCTGAAAGAGGCACAACCAGTTAAGAAGTTTAACATAGTGTCCAGTTCCAAAGACGAG GACAACATGATGGTGTTTTTGAAGGGTAACGATGGATCAGATGGACAAAATGGCACACAG GGTGATGTTGGCTCACAAGGACCCCGTGGGCCGCCGGGATTGCCG GGTCTGAAGGGAACACCAGGAGTATGCACCAAAGAACAG TGCGAGTCAACTGAACTTAAACTACTGATCCAACGCTTGGCTGCGCTCGAAAAGTACGTCAAAGACAATCAGAATAAAACTGGAGGACAGCCTTGTGTTAACCCCACACCACAAGTCATACCTAGCGGGGCTAAGATTTGCTCAACACCAACTACAATTACGCCAACTACTCCACCAGTGAAGCCAACTCCCAACCAGTCACCGAAAGTTTCTGCTCCCCCCGCTGGAGCACCTGTGAATGGTCCTGTCCAATTTCCAGCTGCTGCACCAGCTCCTTCGCCTGCCCAGAACCAGGCACCTCCTCCTATTGTCATTCCAGCCGCTAGTCCTGTACAGAACCTATGGGCCAGTCCGGCTGCGGCACCCGCACCAGTACCAGTCGGTGTAACTGTTCAAAGCACAGTAGAAGCACCTTCAACCTTTCCTGGTGGTCAAGTTCAGATAGAG GGAATTGTTACCCCGCAGGTATCCGTACAAGGTTTTAATCAACCAGGAAATTCATTTAAGAAGAGCAG TATTGTAACGAAAGGTGCTCCTAAAGCTAAGCGCGGCCATAAGAAGTCCTCTTACCAACATGCTGTCCATCACAGAAAGCGGGCTCATAAAGCTTGA